The following proteins are encoded in a genomic region of Pseudodesulfovibrio mercurii:
- a CDS encoding lysylphosphatidylglycerol synthase transmembrane domain-containing protein codes for MDRQTVVKWGQALLSLSILVGLGAYLWNHRGTFAGTLSLPYWQLVAMAALVLLNWTANSIPLLVFTRLAGKRIGFWENFFVMTAGMLGNYLPMSLGTIVRMRFFKNVVGMDYSAFVGIMMARTMLLALIASFFCCLGLVGLKLGGYSVPVAVYCLFAGVFIAALAAFFFPVAKISVRNRFLQGRLEKLTQAHRTMRQTPKALLTVLGCILCQEIFFSLRLYISFTAFGVAAPIWLYLIVGPASSVLTFVTVTPGNLGVREWVIGVLAASTGFNFQAGFFASTLDRGVMLGLTFVLGGIGMVHALRRSAQGTRIPAREAGAGE; via the coding sequence ATGGATAGACAAACAGTTGTAAAATGGGGACAGGCCCTTCTTTCCCTGTCCATTCTCGTCGGCCTCGGCGCATATCTATGGAATCATCGGGGTACATTCGCGGGGACGTTGTCGCTGCCGTACTGGCAACTCGTCGCGATGGCGGCCCTTGTCCTGCTCAACTGGACGGCGAATTCCATTCCGCTGCTGGTTTTCACTCGGCTTGCCGGGAAGCGTATCGGGTTCTGGGAGAATTTTTTCGTCATGACTGCGGGAATGCTAGGGAACTATCTTCCCATGAGCCTCGGCACGATTGTGCGGATGCGTTTTTTTAAGAATGTCGTGGGGATGGACTATTCAGCCTTTGTCGGGATAATGATGGCCCGCACTATGTTGCTCGCTCTTATCGCGAGCTTTTTCTGTTGCCTCGGGTTGGTGGGTCTGAAGCTGGGGGGATATTCGGTGCCCGTGGCGGTTTACTGTCTTTTCGCCGGAGTGTTCATTGCGGCCCTGGCGGCATTCTTTTTCCCCGTTGCCAAGATCTCCGTCCGCAATCGCTTCTTGCAAGGGCGGTTGGAAAAACTGACGCAGGCCCACAGGACCATGCGCCAGACGCCGAAGGCCCTGTTGACCGTCCTCGGCTGCATTTTGTGCCAGGAGATATTCTTCAGTCTTCGCCTGTACATTTCCTTTACGGCCTTTGGTGTCGCCGCGCCCATCTGGCTCTACCTCATCGTGGGGCCCGCTTCCTCGGTGCTCACCTTCGTCACCGTGACGCCGGGCAATCTGGGCGTCAGGGAGTGGGTCATCGGCGTTCTCGCTGCATCCACGGGATTCAATTTCCAGGCGGGCTTTTTTGCCAGCACCCTGGATCGCGGCGTCATGCTGGGGCTGACCTTTGTGCTGGGAGGCATCGGTATGGTCCACGCCTTGCGCCGGTCGGCGCAGGGGACCCGAATCCCGGCACGGGAGGCAGGCGCGGGCGAGTGA
- a CDS encoding universal stress protein, with the protein MFTKILLAVTPQIDTQTAPKAAFDLARSRNAEVILFHALPIAQDAWCAFDDPADRDRLLASAEARIAEFFQEDLKDVRHSIRVTTGVAHEQMLKIIHAEGVDLIIMGHHTRPPHRADRMWGVVDTTIRKVCANVFCPVMVVTNPMPAGASIRRIVMATDFSTPSDSALCYAVQMAASFGAHLDIFHVLDVGQVTPNPEYYMQSMEVFIDKALARMHSRYARALDGVDHEFHCWEGLPYVEILKQARWQEADVVIMAQYSSSEDHAKPSVGSTTIQVALSPGCPAILVNYRARTCI; encoded by the coding sequence ATGTTCACGAAGATTTTGTTGGCGGTGACACCGCAGATCGACACGCAGACCGCGCCCAAGGCGGCCTTCGACCTGGCCCGTTCGCGCAATGCGGAAGTCATTTTGTTCCACGCCCTGCCCATTGCGCAGGACGCGTGGTGCGCCTTCGACGACCCGGCGGACCGGGACCGGCTGCTGGCTTCGGCCGAGGCCAGGATCGCCGAGTTCTTCCAGGAGGACCTCAAGGACGTCAGGCACTCCATCCGGGTGACCACGGGCGTGGCCCACGAGCAGATGCTCAAGATCATCCACGCCGAGGGCGTGGACCTCATCATCATGGGTCACCACACCCGGCCGCCGCACCGGGCCGACCGCATGTGGGGGGTGGTGGACACGACCATCCGCAAGGTCTGCGCCAACGTGTTCTGCCCGGTCATGGTGGTCACCAACCCCATGCCCGCCGGGGCGTCCATCAGGCGCATCGTCATGGCCACGGACTTTTCCACCCCGTCGGATTCGGCCCTGTGCTACGCGGTGCAGATGGCCGCCTCCTTCGGGGCGCACCTGGACATCTTCCACGTGCTCGACGTGGGCCAGGTCACGCCCAATCCCGAGTACTACATGCAGTCCATGGAGGTCTTCATCGACAAGGCCCTGGCCCGCATGCACAGCCGCTACGCCCGGGCCCTGGACGGCGTCGACCACGAGTTCCACTGCTGGGAGGGGCTGCCCTACGTGGAAATCCTCAAGCAGGCCCGCTGGCAGGAGGCGGACGTGGTCATCATGGCCCAGTACTCGTCCAGCGAGGACCACGCCAAGCCCTCGGTGGGGTCCACCACCATCCAGGTGGCGCTGTCGCCGGGTTGCCCGGCCATCCTGGTCAACTACCGCGCGCGCACGTGCATCTAG
- a CDS encoding helix-turn-helix domain-containing protein translates to MAEDDDVDLTPVKTPEQLLKEEVGLYLKIVRENRHKPLRWVAQKLGYSSSFISQIEKGRAPIPLDRVLDFSLAYDLPIPEFVRIVLVTMHNDTYKALMSILENDPEMAHAAEQCHSTNDPKLQAKRRKALNPGLSSKSLDRMRTFILKNQKPEYGKPMAGDA, encoded by the coding sequence ATGGCTGAAGATGATGACGTTGACCTCACCCCCGTGAAGACCCCGGAACAATTGTTGAAGGAAGAAGTCGGGCTTTATCTGAAGATTGTCCGGGAGAATCGGCATAAGCCCCTCAGATGGGTTGCCCAGAAGTTGGGATACTCCAGCTCGTTCATATCCCAGATCGAGAAAGGGCGCGCTCCCATTCCACTGGATCGGGTCCTAGACTTTTCCTTGGCCTATGACCTCCCCATACCGGAGTTCGTTCGTATCGTTCTCGTCACCATGCACAACGACACGTATAAGGCGTTGATGAGCATACTGGAAAATGACCCGGAAATGGCTCATGCAGCTGAGCAGTGCCACTCGACGAACGATCCGAAACTACAAGCCAAACGACGTAAAGCCCTCAATCCGGGGCTGAGCTCAAAGTCGCTTGACCGGATGCGAACATTCATCTTGAAAAACCAAAAACCGGAATACGGGAAACCGATGGCAGGTGACGCTTGA
- a CDS encoding glycosyltransferase family 2 protein, with protein sequence MKLIIQVPCYNEEKTLGIALAELPRTVPGFTEVEWLVIDDGSRDNTVEEAKRHGVDHVVRHSKNKGLAAAFMTGLNACLSLGADVIVNTDADNQYNAGDIPELVRPVLEGRADLVIGERPITSIEHFSPLKKLLQKLGSWVVRVASQTDVPDAPSGFRAMSREAAQQLMVFNNYTYTLETIIQAGQKGMSVASVPVQVNEDLRPSRLVKGIPSYIKRSIFTIVRIFVVYKPFLFFSLIAAILFSAGALIGVRFLFYYFTSGGSGHVQSLILAGSLAGMGFQTFLIAFVADLLSANRRLLEEIRFQQRQRPLPENADTAEEHDSK encoded by the coding sequence ATGAAGTTGATCATTCAGGTCCCGTGTTACAATGAAGAGAAGACGCTGGGCATTGCGCTCGCCGAACTCCCGCGCACCGTCCCCGGATTCACGGAGGTCGAGTGGCTGGTCATCGACGACGGCAGCCGGGACAATACCGTGGAAGAGGCGAAGCGGCACGGCGTGGACCACGTGGTGCGCCATTCCAAGAACAAGGGGCTGGCCGCGGCCTTCATGACCGGCCTGAACGCCTGCCTGTCCCTCGGGGCGGACGTGATCGTCAACACGGACGCCGACAACCAGTACAACGCGGGCGACATTCCCGAGTTGGTCCGGCCCGTTTTGGAAGGCAGGGCGGACCTGGTCATCGGGGAGCGCCCGATCACCTCCATCGAGCACTTCTCCCCGCTCAAGAAGCTGTTGCAGAAGCTGGGCAGCTGGGTCGTGCGCGTGGCCAGCCAGACCGACGTGCCGGACGCGCCCAGCGGTTTTCGCGCCATGTCCAGGGAGGCGGCGCAGCAGCTGATGGTCTTCAACAACTACACCTACACGCTGGAGACCATCATCCAGGCGGGCCAGAAGGGCATGTCCGTGGCCTCGGTCCCGGTCCAGGTCAACGAGGACCTGCGGCCCTCCCGGCTGGTCAAGGGCATCCCCTCGTACATCAAGCGCAGCATCTTCACCATTGTGCGGATCTTCGTCGTCTACAAGCCGTTCCTGTTCTTTTCCCTCATCGCGGCGATCCTGTTTTCCGCCGGAGCCCTCATCGGGGTTCGCTTCCTCTTCTACTATTTCACCAGCGGCGGCAGCGGCCACGTCCAGTCCTTGATCCTGGCCGGCTCGCTGGCGGGCATGGGTTTCCAGACGTTCCTGATCGCCTTTGTCGCGGACCTGCTCTCGGCCAACCGGCGGCTGCTCGAGGAGATCCGCTTCCAGCAGCGGCAACGGCCCTTGCCCGAGAACGCGGACACGGCCGAAGAGCACGATTCCAAATAG
- a CDS encoding ArnT family glycosyltransferase, with amino-acid sequence MKEDARGRRYALYGCLLFLVALSLLFRFLTSELVEDGGDAVYKWMLVKQYVLFGDLPASWNHHACRWAVNIPVFFIQKWFGTAPTVYYVWPFFLSTLTVVFGFLLLARLRSWRVGLVGGILIVLSLPMIRLGSQILPMGAVITYLLGALYCLTRWRDDGGMANMIASALFFSLAYGAKVTSIYYLPAFLLLIWMLADGMGARVRYVLCFLGVFLVVYAAETAVFDLLTGASLGRLELIQHSHRPIRTIDAAVRNWQSYSVSLTEYLANFLVYFRHPGGFVSILLYGTFLVSVSALLRKWRNIYIPAVPFLFGFLGHAYAITSVFPFNRPERMLFRYQFVEFELAILIMMLFLSTVRFEGLARKCRLPVRLGERGIRAVLFAALVLLIARYAVPAVHADTGCMRTARVMETVRQARAEGLPVFIPEGEDEKHTVKGIHKYRALYTEIRYHGNVPYYDRSHGLSLEDFPALTRDGKTYLLMERNGFAGEWDDRAVILTEY; translated from the coding sequence TTGAAAGAAGACGCCCGCGGGCGGCGATACGCGTTGTATGGCTGCCTCCTGTTCCTGGTCGCCCTGTCGTTGCTCTTCCGCTTCCTCACTTCGGAACTCGTCGAGGACGGCGGCGACGCCGTCTACAAATGGATGCTCGTCAAGCAGTACGTGCTCTTCGGGGACCTTCCGGCCAGCTGGAACCACCATGCGTGCCGCTGGGCTGTCAACATTCCTGTCTTTTTCATCCAGAAATGGTTCGGCACCGCGCCCACGGTCTACTATGTCTGGCCCTTTTTCCTGTCCACCCTGACGGTGGTCTTCGGGTTCCTGCTGCTGGCAAGACTCCGGTCGTGGCGCGTCGGCCTGGTCGGCGGCATCCTGATCGTCCTGTCCCTGCCCATGATCCGGCTGGGAAGCCAGATTCTGCCCATGGGGGCGGTCATCACCTATCTGCTCGGGGCGCTCTATTGCCTGACCCGCTGGCGGGACGACGGCGGCATGGCGAACATGATCGCCAGTGCGCTGTTCTTCTCCCTGGCCTACGGGGCCAAGGTCACGTCCATCTACTATCTGCCCGCCTTTCTCCTCCTCATCTGGATGCTGGCGGACGGCATGGGCGCCCGGGTCCGCTACGTCCTCTGTTTCCTGGGGGTGTTCCTCGTCGTCTACGCCGCCGAGACCGCCGTCTTCGACCTGCTGACCGGGGCGTCGCTGGGCCGCCTTGAGCTGATCCAGCATTCCCATCGCCCCATCCGCACCATTGATGCCGCCGTCCGGAACTGGCAGTCCTATTCCGTCTCGCTGACCGAATACCTCGCCAATTTCCTGGTCTACTTCCGACATCCGGGCGGGTTCGTCTCCATCCTGCTGTACGGCACATTCCTGGTCTCGGTCTCCGCCCTGCTGAGGAAATGGCGGAACATCTATATCCCGGCCGTGCCGTTTCTCTTCGGGTTCCTCGGCCACGCCTACGCCATCACCTCGGTGTTCCCCTTCAACAGGCCGGAGCGGATGCTTTTCCGCTACCAGTTCGTCGAGTTCGAACTGGCCATCCTGATCATGATGCTCTTCCTGTCCACCGTCCGTTTCGAAGGACTGGCCCGGAAATGCCGGTTGCCGGTCCGGCTGGGGGAGCGGGGCATCCGGGCGGTCCTTTTCGCGGCCCTGGTCCTGCTCATCGCCAGGTACGCCGTCCCGGCCGTGCATGCGGACACCGGCTGCATGCGGACCGCCCGCGTCATGGAGACCGTCCGGCAGGCCCGCGCCGAAGGGCTGCCCGTGTTCATCCCCGAGGGGGAGGACGAGAAGCATACCGTCAAGGGCATCCACAAGTACCGCGCGCTCTATACGGAGATCAGGTATCATGGGAACGTGCCCTATTACGACCGGTCCCATGGCCTCAGCCTGGAGGATTTCCCGGCGCTGACCAGGGACGGGAAGACCTATCTGTTGATGGAGCGGAACGGGTTCGCGGGGGAGTGGGATGACCGCGCGGTGATCCTGACGGAGTATTGA
- a CDS encoding glycosyltransferase, with translation MRVSLVGPTHPYRGGISHHTTLLCEALKKDHEVQFISYKRQYPAILFPGKSDKDPSADGLHVEGVDFLVDSVNPFTWLQTARAVVRFKPDLLVLPWWVVFWAPLYLVLITWVRWFLPTRVVFLCHNVLEHEPSALKRAITRLTLSRADRIVTQSQQESEKAKALLGADFPVVTGFHPTYVSLAGGSMDREQAVRELNLSGNVLLFFGFVRPYKGLDVLLEAMPSVLASRDVTLMVVGEFWKDKDAYLEQLDRLGLGEHVRLVDEYVPNEHLGRYFAAADLVVQPYRSASGSGVSQLAYGFGKPVVATRVGNLAEVIEDGRNGLLVPPSDAAALADALVRGLDGPKLAELTDNARLTKERFSWDRLVALICDAPSG, from the coding sequence ATGCGCGTTAGTCTTGTCGGTCCAACGCATCCCTATCGGGGCGGCATCTCGCACCACACGACGCTGCTCTGCGAGGCCCTGAAAAAGGATCACGAGGTCCAGTTCATCTCGTACAAGCGGCAGTACCCGGCGATCCTGTTCCCCGGAAAGTCGGACAAGGACCCCAGCGCCGACGGACTGCATGTGGAGGGCGTGGATTTCCTGGTGGATTCGGTCAACCCCTTCACCTGGCTGCAAACGGCCAGGGCCGTGGTGCGCTTCAAGCCCGACCTGCTCGTCCTGCCCTGGTGGGTGGTCTTCTGGGCGCCGCTCTACCTGGTCCTGATCACCTGGGTGCGGTGGTTCCTGCCCACCCGCGTCGTTTTCCTGTGCCACAACGTCCTGGAGCATGAGCCGTCTGCCCTCAAGCGGGCGATCACCCGCCTGACGCTGTCCCGCGCGGACCGCATCGTCACCCAGTCGCAACAGGAGAGCGAAAAGGCGAAGGCCCTGCTGGGCGCGGATTTCCCGGTGGTGACCGGGTTCCATCCCACCTACGTCTCCCTGGCCGGGGGGAGCATGGACCGCGAACAGGCCGTCCGGGAACTGAATCTCTCCGGGAACGTCCTGCTGTTTTTCGGTTTCGTCCGTCCGTACAAGGGGCTGGACGTCCTGTTGGAGGCCATGCCCTCGGTCCTGGCGTCCCGCGACGTGACCCTCATGGTCGTCGGGGAGTTCTGGAAGGACAAGGACGCGTACCTGGAACAGCTGGACCGCCTGGGCCTCGGCGAACACGTGCGCCTGGTCGATGAGTACGTCCCGAACGAGCACCTGGGCAGGTACTTTGCCGCCGCCGACCTGGTCGTCCAGCCGTACCGCTCGGCATCGGGCAGCGGCGTGTCCCAGCTGGCATACGGGTTCGGCAAGCCCGTGGTGGCCACGCGCGTCGGCAATCTGGCGGAAGTGATCGAAGACGGCCGCAACGGGTTGCTCGTCCCCCCGTCCGACGCCGCCGCGTTGGCGGATGCGCTCGTCAGGGGGCTGGACGGCCCGAAGCTGGCGGAGCTGACCGATAACGCCCGGCTGACCAAGGAACGGTTTTCCTGGGACCGGCTCGTCGCACTCATCTGCGACGCCCCCTCCGGCTAG
- a CDS encoding PEGA domain-containing protein encodes MKPLYLAFLACLLLSACSAATQNIPVSSNPDGAQVLADGQAVGTTPCNVTLEKTQPHILTVKKDGYRQVDVQITRKYDTAGVTRDAAQTGLWQSSNGADTEGAVANALMSVGAEEESGDAYVLSPASVVVRLEPVNGQPAVAQADAPVVISSDQLDPADQKRLEESRTGDVSTTEPATLGSAVADDPAKEAEAVLEGAAVAAPTVGTDKEWGSSHTSTSHNSDGSYTQTTTSTKASVGVHVNPVEAGLEAIKLLEGAEGSSSQSAE; translated from the coding sequence ATGAAACCTTTGTATCTCGCTTTTCTGGCCTGTCTCCTTCTTTCCGCCTGCTCCGCCGCGACCCAGAACATCCCGGTCAGCTCCAATCCCGACGGGGCCCAGGTCCTGGCCGACGGCCAGGCAGTGGGCACCACGCCGTGCAACGTGACCCTGGAAAAAACCCAGCCGCACATCCTGACCGTCAAGAAGGACGGCTACCGGCAGGTGGACGTCCAGATCACCCGCAAATACGACACCGCGGGCGTGACCCGCGACGCGGCCCAGACCGGCCTGTGGCAGAGCTCCAACGGGGCCGACACCGAAGGGGCCGTGGCCAACGCCCTCATGAGCGTCGGGGCCGAGGAGGAATCCGGCGACGCCTACGTGCTCTCGCCCGCCTCGGTGGTGGTCCGGCTTGAGCCCGTGAACGGCCAGCCCGCCGTGGCCCAGGCCGACGCGCCCGTGGTCATTTCGTCCGACCAGCTCGACCCGGCCGACCAGAAGCGGCTGGAGGAGAGCCGGACCGGGGACGTCTCGACCACCGAGCCCGCCACCCTGGGCAGCGCCGTGGCCGACGATCCGGCCAAGGAGGCCGAGGCCGTGCTCGAAGGCGCCGCCGTGGCCGCCCCCACCGTGGGCACGGACAAGGAATGGGGCAGCAGCCACACCTCCACCTCGCACAACAGCGACGGCTCCTACACGCAGACCACCACCAGCACCAAGGCCAGTGTCGGGGTCCACGTCAATCCCGTGGAGGCCGGACTCGAGGCCATCAAGCTCCTGGAGGGCGCCGAGGGCTCGAGCAGCCAGTCCGCCGAATAA
- a CDS encoding DUF721 domain-containing protein, giving the protein MAYRRTTDRPKRRNKAQSVGDALPGLLDGLDRAGGRRLVMLWRAWDELLGDMAAMARPVGHRGGRLVLAAGDPIVMQEAQYLGPMILKKVNEFLGQEVFDKVVFELLNGRVPLDGVIRPEAPKPPRKLKKPEKLGSLNEQLDPDSPVGRCYRAYQRMFDDS; this is encoded by the coding sequence ATGGCCTACCGACGCACAACGGACCGGCCCAAGCGCCGGAACAAGGCCCAGAGCGTGGGCGACGCCCTGCCGGGCCTGCTGGACGGCCTGGACCGGGCGGGCGGCCGCAGGCTGGTCATGCTGTGGCGGGCCTGGGACGAGCTGCTCGGCGACATGGCCGCCATGGCGCGGCCCGTGGGTCATCGCGGCGGCAGGCTGGTCCTGGCCGCGGGCGATCCCATCGTCATGCAGGAGGCCCAGTATCTCGGCCCCATGATCCTCAAAAAGGTCAATGAATTTTTGGGACAGGAAGTCTTTGACAAAGTGGTGTTCGAACTGCTAAACGGCAGAGTTCCTTTGGACGGAGTGATCCGGCCGGAGGCCCCTAAGCCTCCGAGGAAACTTAAAAAACCTGAGAAGTTAGGCAGCTTGAATGAGCAGCTGGACCCGGATTCGCCTGTTGGCAGGTGCTACCGGGCCTACCAGCGAATGTTTGACGACTCGTAA
- a CDS encoding helix-turn-helix domain-containing protein produces the protein MSNALKVKDVARILNCSESLVRTPAMLAALGAFRIGKRGIRFHHDLLKAYIARGQVGHAEKTPVTDEGGSRSDLTDRHGIW, from the coding sequence ATGTCGAACGCATTGAAGGTCAAGGATGTCGCCCGAATCCTGAATTGTTCGGAAAGCCTGGTCAGAACTCCGGCCATGCTTGCCGCGCTGGGGGCTTTTCGGATTGGGAAACGGGGCATCCGATTTCACCATGATCTGCTCAAGGCGTACATCGCCAGGGGACAGGTCGGCCATGCAGAAAAGACGCCAGTCACGGACGAAGGCGGTAGCCGGTCAGATTTGACGGATCGTCATGGCATTTGGTAA
- a CDS encoding integrase domain-containing protein: MKSISLVLGANRATLSGPRSKQNRVRQNARTFAKRLRRAGFGVRKWTNVTNKHFSDVARQMQEEGKGDGRITEIFSAARALCKAYGNTGISPTNDVFDVRRGSIANANSKAVAPAFVQGAIDKLENEFGYEYGSRCAAQIRLQWELGLRREESAKVDLVKDWNREGRSLLVQYGTKGGRPRTLTNLSDKQQDALERALPYISQSNRPGVHNLMPEGMGDKWQEKLSYAARLCGFTKKESGWTLHSNRHERFHRLYVKHTGFQPPNQHSSVKVLQQTAYDVAGDEWPRLDAEARDEIEVTAGHSAGRRDVSDAYLGSSR; the protein is encoded by the coding sequence ATGAAATCCATCAGTCTGGTACTGGGCGCGAACAGGGCAACCCTGTCCGGCCCGCGTTCGAAGCAGAATAGGGTCCGTCAGAATGCCCGAACTTTTGCCAAGCGGCTTCGCCGTGCAGGGTTCGGGGTTCGCAAATGGACCAATGTCACGAACAAGCACTTTTCGGATGTTGCCCGGCAAATGCAGGAAGAAGGCAAGGGTGACGGGCGCATCACCGAAATTTTTTCGGCGGCCCGTGCCCTTTGCAAGGCCTACGGAAATACCGGCATCAGCCCGACCAATGACGTGTTCGACGTCCGGCGGGGCAGCATTGCCAACGCCAACAGCAAAGCGGTTGCCCCCGCCTTCGTGCAGGGGGCAATCGACAAGCTGGAAAACGAGTTTGGCTATGAATACGGTTCCCGGTGTGCCGCCCAAATTCGCCTGCAATGGGAACTGGGCCTTCGTCGAGAAGAGTCGGCCAAAGTCGATCTGGTCAAGGACTGGAATAGGGAAGGCCGCAGCCTGCTCGTCCAGTATGGGACGAAAGGGGGACGGCCGAGGACGCTGACCAATCTGTCCGACAAGCAGCAGGACGCTCTGGAACGGGCGTTGCCATATATCAGTCAATCCAACAGACCGGGGGTACATAATCTCATGCCTGAAGGGATGGGCGACAAGTGGCAGGAAAAACTGTCCTACGCGGCTAGGCTTTGCGGGTTTACCAAGAAAGAAAGTGGGTGGACGCTGCACAGCAACCGTCATGAACGGTTTCACCGCCTGTACGTTAAGCACACGGGCTTTCAGCCGCCCAATCAGCACTCTTCAGTAAAAGTCTTGCAACAAACTGCCTATGACGTGGCAGGGGATGAATGGCCTCGGCTTGACGCCGAAGCCCGTGACGAAATCGAAGTGACCGCAGGACATTCCGCAGGAAGGCGGGATGTGTCCGATGCCTACCTTGGCAGTTCCCGTTAG
- a CDS encoding tyrosine-type recombinase/integrase has protein sequence MPYKEGKRWRGVVRFAPTHGPIIRRTKFFETKRQAEDWEGETVKALKVADQRNPAKADVIGRALTVTEWANRYLDHVEATMCRKTYNEKRLAFPRLGSFLRDDRSLVGRISLHVALEHLARVSKAVSGNSANKDRKNLAAAWVWGIKYLNLDRDNPFQHVDRFPEDRHPRYVPPLDDFRKVLDLAGPRRRQLLLLAFHTAPRRSELWKLKWSEVDFGLGLVGYWTRKRRSGNAEFDELPMSAGLRAKLAEWKLVSGAEDLVFGNRFNGLLDPNNRWLKRLCTEAGVKPFGFHGIRHLAARVAIDNGATIMEVKHLLRHKSIATTQRYILRVKKTTGAVDALDAALGDAVGS, from the coding sequence ATGCCTTACAAGGAAGGAAAACGGTGGAGGGGCGTGGTGCGTTTCGCCCCGACACATGGTCCGATCATCAGGCGCACGAAGTTCTTTGAAACCAAGAGACAGGCAGAGGATTGGGAAGGCGAAACCGTCAAGGCATTGAAGGTGGCCGATCAGAGAAACCCTGCCAAGGCCGATGTGATTGGCCGGGCTCTGACCGTGACGGAATGGGCGAATCGTTACCTCGATCACGTCGAGGCCACGATGTGCCGGAAGACCTACAACGAAAAGCGGTTGGCTTTCCCGCGACTGGGGTCTTTCCTCAGGGACGACCGGTCGCTGGTCGGGCGAATCAGCCTTCACGTGGCTCTGGAACATCTGGCCAGGGTTTCCAAGGCGGTATCCGGAAATTCGGCGAACAAGGATCGCAAGAACCTTGCCGCAGCCTGGGTGTGGGGGATCAAGTACCTCAATCTGGACCGGGACAATCCCTTTCAGCATGTGGACAGGTTCCCCGAGGATCGCCACCCGCGCTATGTCCCGCCGCTGGACGATTTCCGCAAGGTGCTGGACCTGGCCGGGCCTCGTCGTCGGCAACTGCTGTTGCTGGCCTTCCATACCGCGCCGCGCAGGAGCGAGCTCTGGAAGCTCAAGTGGAGCGAGGTCGACTTCGGATTAGGGCTTGTCGGCTACTGGACACGGAAGCGTCGAAGCGGAAACGCGGAATTCGATGAGCTCCCCATGTCCGCAGGGCTTCGAGCCAAGCTGGCCGAATGGAAGCTGGTGTCCGGCGCCGAGGACCTGGTCTTCGGCAATCGATTCAACGGTCTTTTGGACCCTAACAATCGGTGGCTGAAGCGGTTGTGCACCGAAGCCGGGGTGAAGCCGTTCGGCTTTCATGGCATCCGCCACCTGGCGGCCCGAGTGGCTATCGACAACGGTGCGACCATCATGGAAGTGAAGCACCTGCTTCGGCACAAGTCCATTGCCACGACCCAGCGCTACATCCTCCGGGTGAAGAAGACCACCGGTGCCGTGGATGCCCTGGATGCGGCCCTGGGCGATGCGGTCGGGAGCTGA
- a CDS encoding PEGA domain-containing protein — protein MARTLCALAALACLLTAFGCGVPKQKIPVSTDPLGAVVYADGDRACGSTPCSVRLDRRSDHLLTIVKEGYEQVEVVVRREFKPDRAIRDGVISGIIKGGDPEAVAAETAREVDEQERSGEAYVLEPSIVTIRLTPKGTGI, from the coding sequence ATGGCCCGAACCCTCTGCGCCCTGGCCGCCCTGGCCTGCCTGCTCACGGCCTTCGGCTGCGGCGTGCCCAAACAGAAGATTCCGGTGTCCACCGACCCGCTGGGCGCCGTGGTGTACGCCGACGGCGACAGGGCCTGCGGGTCCACGCCCTGCTCGGTCCGTCTGGACCGCCGGTCCGACCATCTCCTGACCATCGTCAAGGAGGGGTACGAGCAGGTCGAGGTCGTGGTGCGCCGCGAGTTCAAACCGGACCGCGCCATCCGCGACGGGGTCATCTCCGGGATCATCAAGGGCGGCGACCCCGAGGCCGTGGCCGCGGAAACGGCCAGGGAGGTGGACGAGCAGGAGCGCAGCGGCGAGGCCTACGTGCTCGAACCGTCCATCGTGACCATCCGGCTGACGCCCAAGGGCACGGGGATATGA